The genomic region AGAGAATCAATTTTTTCCGGATGGGCGATCGCCCAATCGAGGCGGATGGCGTCGTCGTTAGCTTGCTTGTAAGTCGTACTCTCCGGGGCGAAGCGGACGATTCGGGGACGCACGGGCGGACGAGTGAGCAACCACCAGATTAACACCGCCAAGCCGACGATCGCGCTGGCGATCGCCAAAATCAACAGCAGCAATTGCCACCAAGGACGGCCCTCCCACATCAGCGCCCCTTGGAAGCGATCGGTAATTAAAGGAAATTTATCTAAATCTTCGAGTTCGACGACAAAACTAATCAATTTCCCCGAAAACGGGCGGCGGGCGTCCGTCGGTTCCACCTGCAAACCCACGATCCTCGATTCTCCCGGTAACAGCCGGACTTGACGCGGGGCGATCGTAAACTTGCAAATCTCCTCTTGATCCGTCCCCTTCGCCCTGACCCGCACCTCCCGAGGGCTATTGCCCATATTCGTCAGGCGCAACTCGAACAAGCCCGCCCCCCGGGCAATTTTGCCCACCACCGTATGAAACTCCGCGTGGAGCAAATAGATCTCGGCGACCCGAAAATAGGCAGGTTCGAGCAACGCCAAACCGGGATTATTCGTCGAATACAGGCGTACCGTCGGCGCGTACACCCCCGCCCAAGCATCGGGAGGTGGTTGCAGCAGCAGCACGATCTCGCCTTTTTCGCCGGGATTGAGTTCCAACCCTTCCGTCGCGGTGACGATCCCCGGTTGCGCCAACCCTTCGGGATAGATAACCGAATACCAATGACGCTGCAAGTCCGGACAGTCGAGGCGGAAGCGGTCCACCCGATCCGAGCGATTGTGGACGAGGACGTGGAGTTCGAGGGGTTGTCCCGGTTCGAGTACTGCGGGATCGAGCGATCGCGTCGGCGGCGACAAGCTGAAGGTCGGATCGCTGACCTTGCGCGCTTCCTGAACGAACGGCATCACCTGAACCCGCGCCGAATGTAAGATCGGCGTATCTTCCGGATAATGTTGGGGCGCGTCTACGACTAACGTATATTCGTAAGGTCCGGGAACCGCATCGAGGGGAATGTCGAGCTTAAAAATCGCCTCGCTGCTTTGTCCCGGCCCCAACGCGAGCCGGGTAAAGGGGGTCGCGCACCACTGGCGCACGGGTTCGGAGGTTTCCTCGATAAAAATATCGATTAAGGCGCTTTGATTGCCTTTGTTAGAAACCGTCACGTACAGCTCGAACTGAGAACCCGGCGTCAACAGCACTTCCCCGGACGGATTGACAATCGTCGCCAGGGGTTTGCCCGGGGTGAGAGCTTGTTGGATCGTGTCCGGTAACTGGCTCCCTTTTTTGGCGGCCAGTTCGATCGTGTAGACCGACTCGCCGCCAATCCGGGATTCGCGCACGAATCCCGCGCGGATCAAGTCTTGCAGTTCGCCCTCGATGTCGGCGGGGCTTTCGTGGAGAAACTCGGCGATTTGTGCCAGTCGGCATTCTTTTTGACGGATCGTAAAGTTGACGATCTGCCGTTGGCGGGCGGGGAGGCTGAGAATTTCTCCCATGCTCAAGCCCCGCCCCCGTTGTTGGGCGCGATTTTGAGATTCTGGATTCAAACGATCTCCCCTCATGGTCTCCTCGCGCGATCGCTCCGACAAAATTACAGTTGGCGTTAGCCGATCGCCAATTGGGCAATGGTTTCGATCTGCTGACTCAACGGATGTTTCGGGTAGTTGAGGCAGAAAATCCCACTACTGGCGAGTTGGATCATATCTTCGGAATGGGGCAAAATCGCGGCTACCGGAGCTTTGTAGGTTTTTTCGACTTCGACTTTGAGGGCATCAAAATCGAAGCTTTGCAAGGCTTTATTGACAATTAAAAACATTTTGGGAACGGCCAATTTCCGTGCCACTTCCACGGTGACGGCGGTGCCTTGGAAGTCCTGGCGATCGGGTCGCAAGACGACGAGCAAGACATCGGAAATCGTCAGAGACAGTAAAGTTTCTTCGTTAATTCCCGGGTGGGTATCGATGAACAGATAATCGAGTTGGAGTTCTTCGATCAGTTCGTAAAAGCCATCGCTGAGCAGTCCGAAATCGACCCCTTCGCGCAGCACTTTCGTAATATCTCCGGCTTTGATACTCGACGGAATCAGATAGATTTTGCTTTTCGGCGTTTGAGCCTCCCGCAAGACGCTGCTGACGTCGTAGGCGGTATCTTCGATGGTGCATTTCCCCCACAGGTAGTCATTGAGGGAATGGGTCATGCTTTTGTCGTCGAAACCGAACAACACGTGAATTCCGGGAGATTGAATATCCGTGTCTACAATCCCCACGCGATGTCCCCAACGGGCGACGGTGGCGGCGAGATTGGCGGTGGTGTTGGACTTTCCAGTTCCCCCTCGGAACGAGTGAATCGAGATAATTTTGGACATGAAAGACCTCGTGAGTTGAAAAAACGCGACGCCCGTCGATTTTAAAGGGTGCTTGGCAGAATTGAAGGCGACGCTAGCATCTTCGTCAAAGGTTGTCTTCGAGAACGCGAAGCTGACCGACCAAGCGCGCGGGGGGCTGTTCCGGGTAATGCTCGCTGGCGCTGACGACGATCGCGTAAGGGTAAATTCCGGCGATCGCCTCGACGGGAACCGCGATCTCGAACACCAGTTCCCCACTGTATCCCGGTCCGAGGGCGAGGCGTTCTTCTCGGGAGCTACACCAATTTTCCGGAATGGCGGAAGTTTCGGCTAAAATCGCTTCGATCGCCGCATTTCGGCCACCTCGGTTCGTCGCGCTCACCCGCAGTTCGACGCGATCGCCCGCCCTGGCGACGACCTCCTCTTGCGGTCCGACGGCAACCCAGCACGGTTCCTCCGCCGGAGTGGCACGACCTTCGGGGATCTCGCCGAGACAGTCCAAAGCGGAGGGCAGATCGATCCCCCGTTTGGCGCTCAACTGCACGGTGTAGTGAAACTGCCCTTCCCGTTCGCTTTCGGCAATCCAACCCTGACGCAAGAGGGTATCGACTTCGGGCTGCAGGGTCGTTTCCGGCTCTCCCAAGGTGGCGGCGAGTTCGTGGAGCGTGCAATCTTTATGGCGCAAAATAGTATTGACGATGCGCCGTTCTCGGTCGGGCAGTTCCAGGATCTGCGCCAAACTCAGACCTTTGTCTTCGCCGGGCGGGTCTGGGTCGGGTGCGTTCGCTGGCGGTTGAAATGGATGGTGGCTCATAAATCCGGTCCCCCTCGTAAAACGATGAACTGGCACGTCGGCGGATTGCCGTTTACGATTCCGGGCGATCGGGGTTATCCCGCTTCAGGTTTTGGCTGCGCTGGCGCAGTTGGGCGAAATAATCGTCGCCGTCGCCGTCTTCGCTGTCGCCGTCTTCCCTATCCCCTGTCGCTGCACTTTCCTGGGGCTGAGTTTCGGGACGGTCGTGTTTGAATTGTTGACCCCGTTGTTGCAGTTGGGCGAAATAGTCCTCTTCGCCATCGGTTTCGGTGGTGGCGGCTTCGGTTTCGCTCGTTTCGCCGTCGTCGGCTAAATGGCGATCGCCACGGCTGCGCGGTTGGTGTTTTTGGGCGCGCAGTTGGTGCGCTTTTTCTTGCAGGTTTTTAAAATAGTCGCTTTCGGTAATTTCGGCGACTTGTTCTTCTTTTTTCTCTTGGTCGATTTCGATATCGATTTTTAAGAAGCCTTTGACCCCTTGAATCACCGCTTGACCGTAGGCGCTCTTATTGAAGCGATCGATCGCGACGACGCCGCCCACACTGCCGAGTAAGGCGATCGCGGGGGGGACGAACGGGATCCATCCCGCTTGTAAAAAGAGGGCGTAACTGACGCCGTACAAAATGGCCAATCCGCCCACGGTGGCGACCCCCAACACCCAAGGACGCCGAATCGCCCAGGCTAAACTGCCGCCGACTAACGCCCATAGGAAGATCCAGAGGATTTCTCCCCACTGACTCCAATACCAGATTAAAGGGCGCCCGTCGAGGGCGGCGGCGATCAGTTGGCTGGTGGCTTGGGCGTGGATGACGACTCCGGGCATTTCGACCCGATCCTGACTTCCGGCGCTGTAGGGGGTGGCGAAGTCGTCATTGGCGGTACTGGCGGTATATCCGGCTAAAACGACGCGATCGCGGATGGTTTCGGGATCGACCCGCCCTTCGATCAAGTCGGTTAACTTGACTTGTTCGATCGCGTTGTCTCCGGAACGGTAATTGAGCATCAGTTGGTAGTCCGTCGCCCCGGTTTGGGCGTAGCCTCCGGAGCGATCGCCCAAGCGTTTGAGAACGGCGTCACCCAAGACTAAATCTTGCCCGTTTTCGGCTAAGGCGACTTCGACCCCTTCCCCTTGCAGGTACATCAACGCCAAACTGAACGAGAGGGAGGGTAGTTGATTTTCCGGATCGGGATAGTTGCACAAATGTGGTTTGACGATCTCGGTTTGCGGACCGACAATGGGCGTCGAAACTAAAATGGTGCGGCGGATGGTCACGTCGCGGTCCACGGGCAAATCGGCAAAACCGATCCGCTCTTCCGGGACACTCGGCGCGGCGGGAACCCCTTGCGGTTCGGCTTCGGAACTGAGTTTGCACGCCGCAATAATATTGTCGTTTTCGCTGAGAACTTTGACTAATTGTTCCCGACCCGTCCCGATGGGAACGTCGCGTAAAATATCAATTCCGATCGCCCGGGCTTCGTCGGCGACCAATTGATTTAACATCGCCGCCATTGTGGCATCGGAAATCGGATATTCGTTTTGGGCGCGGATGTCGTCTTCGCTAATTTCCACCACGAGTAAGCGCTCGTCCGGTCCGGGATCCGGACGCGATCGCATCAGGCGATCGTAGGCTTGTAACTCGAACGATTCCAACCCGCCCACTTGTCGCACCCCGACGACCACGGCGGCGACGCCGAAGCTGGCCAGAATCACGGTTCCCCCAAATCCAACTGCCGCTTGACCTAGGGATTTAGGATGGGCGATCGTCGCCCGAATTTTTTCAGTTAACTGAGCAATCATGCTGGCACCACTTCCTTCAACAGATAGGTGGAGATTTCGTCGCTTTAACCCCATTTGACCGCCGACAAAACCCCCTTGAATCCATTATCTATTTGGCTGACGACTCGATGGCAAACCTACCATTTCTCGATCTTCCGATTCCACCGGACAACTCGGTCTTTTTGCCTAAAAAATGCTCTTTATATTTTTTACAGATTTAATCTATTGTCCGGGAAACTTTACCTTTAGCAAAATCGTCTACAATCGGGGTTTGAGATTATAATGATTATTATATAATTCTTGCTGTTTGCAATGTCTTAAGATTACGATCGTTACGGCTTCAACTCCAATTTTACATAGCGTTGTCCTAACACGGAAAAATGAAGACTAAATATCTTACCTATCTCAAAACATTTTCACTGACCTTGTCCCTCGGATTGGCCGCCAGTGCGACCCTTCCCGGGAGCATTCGTCCCGCCGCGACTTCCCCAATCTCCGGGGGGAGTGAGGGTCATGAAAGCCTGGTCGCTTTGGGCTTTAAAGTCCCCGGCGTGCGAGCTTCCCGTCGGCGTACCGGGGGGATTTCTCGGGGAACGAGCGAATGCGCCGGAGAAACGATTTCGGTGACCCCGGTATTGCCGAAAGTCAATCAAAGCGAACTGCCCGACGATCGCATTGAAGTCGAATCGACCGTCAATTCCAATCCGACCTTTTTCGTCCATGTCAGCGAAACTCCTGTAAAAGAAGCGGAATTTGCATTAGAAACTGAAGCCGGGGAAACCCTGTACGAAGAACAAATGACGTTAAGGGGAGAACCGGGCATTATCGGCCTTACGCTTCCAGAAGGTCACTCTTTAGAACCGGATATGGCGTATCACTGGTTTTTTGCCGTGATTTGCGATACCAAAGACCGTTCGGCGGACGTGTTTGTTGATGGTTGGGTCAAGCGGGTCGAACCCGATGCGGAATTATCCGAACGTCTAGACGCTGCCGAAGAACGCGAATTGCCCGAAGTTTACGCTCAAGCGGGGATCTGGACCGATACCCTCAGCGAACTCGCCGAATTACGGGCGACGCATCCGCAAGAGGTCAAATTCGAGCAAGACTGGAAAACACTGCTCGAATCGGTCGGTCTAGACAATATAGCCGACGAACCGCTTTTAAGTGAATCGACGAAAGTTGAATAAGTCCGTCGCACTCTCCAACCTCGCGTTAGCAGGTGGGGGGAAAGGTGAAAAGTGAATAGTGAATAGTGAAAAGTTACTATTCACTATTCGCACCGAACTTGAGGCAAACGGGGATGTCGGCGCAAGTGAACCCAGCGATCGTCACTGCCGCCGACGATGAGAAGATTATTGTTGGCGATTTTGAGATCGATCGCGTTAAACTTTTGGCGTCCGAAACTGTTAGCTAACTCGATGCCCTCTAAATAGGCATCGGCGCGGCGTCCGTCGGCGGTCAACGGCCACAATTTCAGTTTGCCGTCGTCGCCCCCCGTCGCGAGATAGCAGCCGTTGCGACTTAAGGATAAGGCGCGCACGGGTTGGGAGTCGTGACCGTCACTCCAACGGTCTACGATGCGATCGCACGGCTGATTTTCACTGAGACAGGTTTGTAAATTCCAGATTGTAATCGATCCTTGAGAATCTGCGGTGACGAGTAAATAGGGATTGTATTCGGCAGTTTCGATCGCGAAAATATAGTCATTTTGACCGCCCGTTTCCGGATAAGCGATCGCCCGAGGTTCGCTACCGTCACTCCAATTCCACAAGCGCAACTGATTGAAGCGTCCGGCGACGGCTAAAGTGCGATCGCCCGTACCCACCAACGCCAACCCGGAAATTGCAAAATCAAAGGGCTGTCGGCGCGGTTGTTGACTCGGCGGCGTCCCCCCAAATTGAGCCTCTAACTGCGACTGTACCTCCCACTGCAGAACCGACCCACTACCGTGACCGCTAAATAAATAACGCCCGTCTCGGGTAAACGCTAACGCCAACACGCGATCGTCTTTTTGGAACGAAAACGAATCGATCGGATTTTCATCCGGCGACGATAACAAATCCCACAGTTGAATTTCGCCATTTTCCAACCCCACCGCCAGCAAATTATTATCCACGGGACGATAATGCAAGGTTCGCACCGCTTTCCCAAAATTCCCCAAAACCCCTCGAAAATCGAGTTCCCGTCGGTTTTTCAACTGCCAAGTGCGAATCGTTTCGTCATTGGAACCACTGACCACAAAATTCGCCAACCCGTCGATCTCTACGGCGTGAACCGGGGCTTTGTGGTGGTGTAAACGGGGCATGAAGTACCACAAACTCCCCAAACCTAATAACAATAAAAACAGTAGGAATAATTGCAGCCAGCGCGGCACGATCGGCAGCAAATCCAGTTGTAAAATTTGCAACTCGTTGCGGACGTTGAGGCGACCCTCTGGAACTAGGGCGTTAGCTTCAAAGGTCAGGCGACGGTTCCAACCGAGTAAGGGGCGTTTGGCGCGGGCTAATA from Oxynema aestuarii AP17 harbors:
- a CDS encoding COG1470 family protein, with translation MNPESQNRAQQRGRGLSMGEILSLPARQRQIVNFTIRQKECRLAQIAEFLHESPADIEGELQDLIRAGFVRESRIGGESVYTIELAAKKGSQLPDTIQQALTPGKPLATIVNPSGEVLLTPGSQFELYVTVSNKGNQSALIDIFIEETSEPVRQWCATPFTRLALGPGQSSEAIFKLDIPLDAVPGPYEYTLVVDAPQHYPEDTPILHSARVQVMPFVQEARKVSDPTFSLSPPTRSLDPAVLEPGQPLELHVLVHNRSDRVDRFRLDCPDLQRHWYSVIYPEGLAQPGIVTATEGLELNPGEKGEIVLLLQPPPDAWAGVYAPTVRLYSTNNPGLALLEPAYFRVAEIYLLHAEFHTVVGKIARGAGLFELRLTNMGNSPREVRVRAKGTDQEEICKFTIAPRQVRLLPGESRIVGLQVEPTDARRPFSGKLISFVVELEDLDKFPLITDRFQGALMWEGRPWWQLLLLILAIASAIVGLAVLIWWLLTRPPVRPRIVRFAPESTTYKQANDDAIRLDWAIAHPEKIDSLTLIGLSEDGLVTSGPVLYEFENGLPRSLQPFCKINGQLVCENVWTDAKKAGQYIFELTLTPKEGEPGQGETLKTKPIAIEPLPVPKILEVASTRPVYQRRTRPDAPEPQGEPIALNWTIAHPEQLQAVAAIARSPDGAVTSPLKRYDFSQGIPEALRGFCEIADERLRCDNVPTDAGNPGDYIFELTAIPKHGEPETATSAKTEQIQVQVEPIPTAIAQFTLNGKPVPPKYLARLTNGDQPPVILLSWKVTGDPGLQVQLLPSPGDVPPEGQLAYPLSPQPGSEVITLQASSPTGDPVTRSFVVETLPPPETVAVPPPPGADGAAEAPGGAEGEPGTVAVPPPPEEGTPGAEAGDGTSDGSTPGTDGTAAGDASGEQGATGEGEGEAGSEPEEEPLPEPDPLEPQELPPTFN
- a CDS encoding MinD/ParA family ATP-binding protein → MSKIISIHSFRGGTGKSNTTANLAATVARWGHRVGIVDTDIQSPGIHVLFGFDDKSMTHSLNDYLWGKCTIEDTAYDVSSVLREAQTPKSKIYLIPSSIKAGDITKVLREGVDFGLLSDGFYELIEELQLDYLFIDTHPGINEETLLSLTISDVLLVVLRPDRQDFQGTAVTVEVARKLAVPKMFLIVNKALQSFDFDALKVEVEKTYKAPVAAILPHSEDMIQLASSGIFCLNYPKHPLSQQIETIAQLAIG
- a CDS encoding COG1470 family protein, encoding MSHHPFQPPANAPDPDPPGEDKGLSLAQILELPDRERRIVNTILRHKDCTLHELAATLGEPETTLQPEVDTLLRQGWIAESEREGQFHYTVQLSAKRGIDLPSALDCLGEIPEGRATPAEEPCWVAVGPQEEVVARAGDRVELRVSATNRGGRNAAIEAILAETSAIPENWCSSREERLALGPGYSGELVFEIAVPVEAIAGIYPYAIVVSASEHYPEQPPARLVGQLRVLEDNL
- a CDS encoding CHASE2 domain-containing protein, with translation MIAQLTEKIRATIAHPKSLGQAAVGFGGTVILASFGVAAVVVGVRQVGGLESFELQAYDRLMRSRPDPGPDERLLVVEISEDDIRAQNEYPISDATMAAMLNQLVADEARAIGIDILRDVPIGTGREQLVKVLSENDNIIAACKLSSEAEPQGVPAAPSVPEERIGFADLPVDRDVTIRRTILVSTPIVGPQTEIVKPHLCNYPDPENQLPSLSFSLALMYLQGEGVEVALAENGQDLVLGDAVLKRLGDRSGGYAQTGATDYQLMLNYRSGDNAIEQVKLTDLIEGRVDPETIRDRVVLAGYTASTANDDFATPYSAGSQDRVEMPGVVIHAQATSQLIAAALDGRPLIWYWSQWGEILWIFLWALVGGSLAWAIRRPWVLGVATVGGLAILYGVSYALFLQAGWIPFVPPAIALLGSVGGVVAIDRFNKSAYGQAVIQGVKGFLKIDIEIDQEKKEEQVAEITESDYFKNLQEKAHQLRAQKHQPRSRGDRHLADDGETSETEAATTETDGEEDYFAQLQQRGQQFKHDRPETQPQESAATGDREDGDSEDGDGDDYFAQLRQRSQNLKRDNPDRPES
- a CDS encoding DUF928 domain-containing protein — encoded protein: MKTKYLTYLKTFSLTLSLGLAASATLPGSIRPAATSPISGGSEGHESLVALGFKVPGVRASRRRTGGISRGTSECAGETISVTPVLPKVNQSELPDDRIEVESTVNSNPTFFVHVSETPVKEAEFALETEAGETLYEEQMTLRGEPGIIGLTLPEGHSLEPDMAYHWFFAVICDTKDRSADVFVDGWVKRVEPDAELSERLDAAEERELPEVYAQAGIWTDTLSELAELRATHPQEVKFEQDWKTLLESVGLDNIADEPLLSESTKVE